In Apodemus sylvaticus chromosome 8, mApoSyl1.1, whole genome shotgun sequence, one genomic interval encodes:
- the LOC127691222 gene encoding olfactory receptor 4N4C-like, with protein MEAENMTVVTEFILIGLTQSHDMERFVFVLSLILYIIILPGNILIILTIISDPKLTAPLYFFLGNLAFLDASYSFIVTPRMLVDTFSEKKTISYKACITQLFFLHFLGGGEFLLLVVMAFDRYIAICRPLHYSTVMSPRACYVMLLALWLGGFIHSIIQVVLILRLPFCGPNHLDNFFCDVPQVIKLACTDTFAVELLMIFNSGLLTLLCFLGLLISYAVILCHVHRSASEGKSKAISTCTTHVIIIFLMFGPAIFIYTRPFTALLADKVVAFFHTVLFPLLNPVIYTLRNQEVKTSMKKLFLRQIIC; from the coding sequence ATGGAGGCAGAAAACATGACAGTTGTCACAGAATTCATCCTCATTGGACTGACACAGTCACATGACATGGAGCGCTTTGTCTTTGTTCTGAGCTTAATTTTGTACATCATCATCTTGCCTGGAAATATCCTCATCATCCTCACCATCATATCAGATCCTAAACTCACTGcccctctttatttcttcctgggaAATCTGGCCTTCCTGGATGCCTCCTACTCCTTCATTGTGACTCCCAGGATGTTGGTAGACACCTTTTCTGAAAAGAAGACAATCTCCTACAAAGCCTGCATTACTCAGCTATTTTTTTTGCACTTCCTTGGAGGAGGGGAATTTTTACTACTGGTTGTTATGGCCTTTGACCGCTACATTGCCATATGCAGGCCTTTACATTACTCCACTGTTATGAGCCCTAGAGCCTGCTATGTGATGTTGTTGGCTCTCTGGCTTGGAGGATTTATTCACTCCATTATTCAGGTTGTCCTCATCCTCCGCTTGCCCTTCTGTGGTCCAAATCATCTAGATAACTTCTTCTGTGATGTCCCACAGGTCATCAAGCTAGCCTGTACAGATACCTTTGCAGTTGAGCTCCTAATGATCTTTAATAGTGGCCTGCTTACCCTCCTGTGCTTCCTTGGACTCCTGATTTCCTATGCAGTTATTTTATGCCATGTTCATAGGTCAGCTTCTGAAGGAAAAAGCAAAGCTATATCTACATGTACCACTCACGTTATCATTATATTTCTTATGTTTGGACCtgcaatttttatttatacacGTCCATTCACAGCCTTATTAGCTGACAAAGTGGTTGCTTTCTTCCATACAGTATTATTTCCCTTATTGAATCCTGTGATTTATACACTTCGAAACCAGGAAGTAAAAACTTCaatgaaaaaattatttcttcgtcaaataatttgttaa